The following proteins are encoded in a genomic region of Pirellulales bacterium:
- a CDS encoding sulfatase, with the protein MPPHTRRAFLGQLAATTLAATVPGTLRAQSGPDPAKRKLNVLFIMSDDMRVELGCYASMFNAQTPNLDALAHAGVRFDRNYCQFPLCNPSRASLLTGRNPTQTSVLGNRTDFRVAHPDWTTLPQLFKDNGYVTVRAGKIYHGGIDDAPSWSATSDKGGTTDDGSGPAVGKTMVIPRVQIPMPDGVLPPLPADNARAAYSDRIVVLEGNGEGHGDYHTADRTIENLQKYKDQPFFIACGFVKPHSPPTAPQKFIDLYDVDKIQLTPDFAAWPTVPAGFPSAAIRKRNADLFIGRGASEAEAKEVIRAYLASISWVDWNIGRVIAELDRLGLRENTIIVFLADHGYQLGEKGKWSKAGSLFEMGTRVPLIIHAPGAAGNGQACTRIVQSLDLYATLAQLCNLTLPSDNEGTSLVPLLEKPDTEWKQPGYSVWSEDGKTFHGVAVRTEEYRYAEYGPNGQNGAMLFDCKADPLEMKNLADDPKFAAVRVELSALTRKYAANL; encoded by the coding sequence ATGCCCCCGCATACACGTCGTGCTTTCCTGGGCCAACTTGCCGCCACCACGCTAGCAGCAACGGTACCGGGCACTTTGCGGGCCCAAAGCGGCCCCGATCCCGCCAAGCGCAAACTCAATGTTCTGTTCATCATGTCCGACGATATGCGCGTCGAGCTGGGCTGTTACGCCTCGATGTTCAACGCGCAAACCCCCAACCTCGACGCATTGGCCCACGCCGGGGTACGTTTCGACCGGAATTACTGCCAGTTTCCGCTGTGCAATCCGTCGCGTGCATCGCTGCTTACCGGGAGAAATCCAACGCAGACAAGCGTGCTGGGAAACCGCACCGATTTTCGTGTGGCGCATCCCGACTGGACGACGTTGCCGCAGTTGTTCAAAGACAACGGATATGTGACGGTGCGCGCGGGAAAAATTTATCACGGAGGGATCGATGATGCCCCGTCCTGGAGCGCCACCAGCGATAAGGGTGGTACGACCGACGACGGCAGCGGCCCGGCGGTTGGGAAAACGATGGTAATTCCACGGGTTCAAATTCCCATGCCGGACGGCGTTCTGCCGCCGCTGCCAGCGGACAACGCCCGCGCGGCTTATTCCGATCGGATCGTCGTTTTAGAAGGGAACGGCGAAGGGCACGGCGATTATCACACCGCAGACCGTACGATTGAGAATTTGCAAAAATACAAAGACCAGCCCTTTTTCATCGCCTGCGGATTTGTGAAGCCGCATAGTCCGCCGACCGCACCGCAGAAGTTTATCGATTTGTACGACGTGGACAAAATCCAATTGACGCCGGATTTTGCCGCCTGGCCAACCGTACCAGCGGGATTTCCCAGCGCCGCCATCCGCAAGCGCAACGCCGATTTGTTCATTGGCCGCGGCGCGAGCGAAGCCGAGGCCAAGGAAGTTATCCGCGCCTACCTGGCCTCCATTTCCTGGGTCGATTGGAACATCGGCCGGGTCATCGCTGAACTTGACCGATTGGGATTGCGCGAAAACACCATCATTGTTTTCCTCGCCGACCACGGGTACCAACTCGGGGAAAAAGGCAAATGGTCAAAGGCCGGCTCGCTGTTCGAAATGGGTACGCGCGTCCCCTTGATCATCCACGCCCCCGGCGCCGCAGGCAACGGTCAGGCGTGCACGCGCATCGTCCAATCGCTCGACCTGTATGCCACGCTGGCCCAACTGTGCAACCTTACGCTGCCCTCCGACAATGAAGGCACAAGCCTCGTCCCTTTGCTCGAAAAACCGGACACCGAGTGGAAACAGCCCGGATACTCGGTCTGGAGCGAAGACGGCAAAACCTTCCACGGCGTGGCCGTCCGTACCGAAGAATACCGCTACGCCGAGTATGGTCCCAACGGCCAGAACGGCGCCATGCTTTTTGATTGCAAGGCCGACCCGCTGGAGATGAAAAATCTGGCCGACGATCCCAAGTTCGCCGCCGTCCGCGTGGAACTTTCCGCCCTGACTAGAAAATATGCCGCCAATCTTTGA